A stretch of DNA from Spirosoma endbachense:
TGAATAGCGGGTGCTGTGTTACCCAACATCAGGTATTGGCAATCCTGATACGATTCAGGAATGATAGGATCAAAATTTTCCATCACGTTCAACTGCACTTCCACGGTATCGCGGCTGTTCATGTCGTTATGGTATTTGCCCGACCAGAAGAAGGTCTTCTCCCCTACTCTGATTTCTAACCCCTCCGTATTGACGCCATGCTGATTGAGATCGTCAATCATGGACTGTGGGAAATCGTCGCCGACAACGGCGACCAGGTTATTCTCTTTCGTAAAATACGACGCTGATAGCGTAATGTAGGTGGCGGCACCGCCGATAATCTTGTCGGTCTTGCCAAATGGGGTTTCCAGCGCATCAAACGCCACGGAACCAACTGTAAGTAAGCTCATTTTCTTCTGGTTTACGGTCCACAGTTTACAGTATTTGCTGGCGGATAGGTTGTATCCAGCCAACAGACCACTATAAACTGAAAACCTATTTTCTTCGTCCAATCACCGGACAGCGTTTAAATGGTTTGGATTCGTCAAAGAGTTTTCGATAAGTAATATGCGTTTTGACGATTTTGGAACCCAACTGGCTTACAAATCGCGCCATAATTGGGTTAAAGTCGCCAACCCAGTTCATTTCTAACTCCGTGTACTGAAAGTTAGGGTTATGATCGGCTTCATAAGGCATCCGTAACGCAATAGCTGCTTCAACACCTTTACCCTGATGTTCTGGAGCCACCCCAAATACTACGCCAAATGCTTTACGGTTGGTTTTTAAAAGCATATGCCATATAAACTTCAGTTTACCAACCAGATCAAGCTTTCCATTGACGTGCTTGAATATCTGATTAAGTTCAGGCAGGCAGACGAAAAAGGCAACGGGCTCATCCCGATAATAGGCAAAATAGATGATTTTATCGTCAATAACCGGCTTCAGTTTCTGCATGAGCAATTGGGCCTGCTCAGCCGACATTTCCTTTACGCCACTATGACCGCCCCAGGCAGCATTATAAATATGCCGAAACTGCTCGGCAGCCGCCGGCAAATGTTTCTTGTCGATGGTCCGGAAGGTATAATCAGGGTTGTCGTAAACACGCTGAGCACGGTCTTTTACGGCCTGCGACATATCGACCAGTTTCGCCCAGGTTGTTGGAATGCCGAACGTAAACTGTTTGAAATAGTCCTTGAAACCATAATTCTCGAAGAAAGAAATATAATAGGGCTTGGTGTAGGGCATGCAATAGTTTGGCTCCCGCTCGAAGCCATCGACCAGCAAACCCCACCAGCGGTCGCGATCACCAAAATTGATGGGACCATCCATAGCCTCCATTCCCCGACTCTGAAGCCACGTTTGCCCGGCCTTAAAAAGTGCCAGTGCGGCTTGCTGATCCTCGATACATTCGAAAAAACCTACCCCCCCTGTCGGTTGGTCATTGTCGAGATTGGCTAGTTCATAGTCAATGAAAGCTGCCACTCGCCCAATGGTTTCGTTTGCATCATTGAGCAACAAAAAGCGCACGCACTCGCCATGCTCAAACCGCTTGTTACGGGCTGGGTCGAACACTTCTTCCACGTCCGTATCCAATGGCCGAATCCAGCATGGATCGTTGCGATAAAGCCGCACGGGAAATTCAATAAATTCTTTCTGATATTTGGCATTCGCGCCAACCTCAACTACCTGCATTACTGAGCCTAAGCGGAGAAATTCTCGAAACAAAGCGCGAATATAGACAAAAGCAGTCGGGCGGCCTTAGGTAGGCTAACGTTTTCCGATGAACAATCCGTAACTTCGCCGTCAGGAACAGGAACATTTCTGCCATGCTGATAAAGGAAAAACGGAACATAACTACCTACTGTTGTAGCTAACCGGCTTACCCTCCTAGCCATGCCAACCCGGCAAACCAAGTCCTTTGTCAGTATACTTAGAAATAGTAAATCAACCGATGCAACCATTACATATTTACAATACACTTTCTCGTAAAAAAGAACTGTTTGAACCGCTCAATGCCCCGTATGTTGGCATGTATGTGTGCGGTCCGACAGTTTATAATTACGTTCATCTCGGCAACGTCCGTACGTTTCTGACCTTCGATACGCTATACCGTTACCTGACATTCATTGGTTATAAAGTTCGCTATGTCCGCAACCTGACCGATGTGGGCCACCTGGTTGGTGATGGCGACGATGGTGAGGACAAAATCGGTCGTATGGCTAAGTTGGAAAAAGTTGAACCAATGGAAATCGTTCAGCGGTTCACTAACGATTTCCATACGGTGATGGGGCAGTTTAACACCATTCCTCCCAGTATCGAACCCACTGCTACGGGCCATATGGTCGAGCAGATTGAAGCCGTGCAAACCTTGCTGGACAAAGGGCTGGCCTATGAATCAAACGGCTCGGTTTATTTCGATATCGAAACGTATAATCAGCGGGGAGGTAATTATGGCAAACTCTCCGGCCGAATTCTGGATGACCTCCTGAATGAAACCCGTGAGTTGGACGGTCAGTCCGAAAAACGGAGCCTGCTTGATTTTGCCATCTGGAAACGGGCGGCCCCCGAGCACCTGATGCGCTGGAATTCGCCCTGGGGTGCAGGTTTTCCCGGATGGCATCTGGAATGTACCTGCATGAGCACGAAGTATCTGGGCAAGCAGTTTGACATTCACGGGGGTGGTATGGACCTGAAATTCCCGCACCATGAATGCGAAATTGCGCAGGGCGATGGCCTAACCGGTCTTGAGCCTGTACGCTACTGGATGCACTCAAATATGCTGACCGTTAATGGCCAGAAAATGTCGAAGTCGCTGGGCAACTCTTTCCTGCCTGCCGAATTGTTCGCAGGCAGTCATTACCTGCTGGAACAGGCGTATAGCCCCATGACGGTACGTTTCTTCATGCTTCAGTCGCATTATCGCAGCACACTCGACTTTTCGAACGAAGCGCTGAAAGCGGCACAGAAAGGCTATCGTCGATTGGCCAATGGCTTACGGGTTGTAAAAACCTTAACCTACCAACCCGACGAAACCATTGTGCCGAGCGAAGACAAGCAGCAGGATATTCGGCAGGCTGCACAGCAGTTTTTTGACGCGATGAACGACGACCTCAATACGGCCGTCGGTATTGCGCAGTTGTTCACCCTGCTGAAGTACATCAACATGATTTATCTGAACCAACTTCAATCGGCAACCTTAGGCGAAGAGGTCTTTAATCTGCTTAAAGAGTCGTTTGTGTCGTTTATGCAGGATGTACTTGGTCTACTCGAAGAAGGAACTGATAATCAGCCTGTATTGGAAGGTCTGTTGACGCTTTATCGTGAGTATAAAGAACAAAAGCAGTACGATAAAGTAGATCAGATTCGTTCGTATTTTAAAGCGCAGGGCCTGGCAATCAAAGACATGAAACACCAGATCGACTGGGCCTACGAAGAATAACGACTGGGTCAGGCTTCAGGCTGGCCCATGAATTAGATGTGATCAATAATATGGGCCGATCTGGAAATTGGCCCAGCTCTAGCTGAATGATTAAGCCTATTACACTTTCTGTCCTAGCCTTCCTGCTGGCTTTTAGTTCCTGCAGAACCAAACAGAGTCAGTCTGAAACGACGCAGACCACTGAACAACCGGTCATGGTTTCTGCTCCGGCCTTTAACGCTGATTCGGCCTATGTTTATATTGACCAGCAGGTGAAGTTCGGGCCGCGTGTACCGAACACACCCGCACATGTTCAGGCGGGCAATTATCTGGCGTCAAAGCTGAAGCAGTTTGGTTGTGAAGTCACCGAGCAAAACTTTGTGGCAACCACCTGGGACGGTAAAAAACTCAATGCGCGGAACATAATCGGTAGCATTAATCCCAAAGCCACCAAACGCATTGTGCTGGCATCGCACTGGGATTCTCGCCCGCATGCCGATCAGGACCCCGACGCGGCCGACAAAAATAAACCTGTCACAGCCGCTAATGATGGGGCTAGTGGTGTAGGAGTCTTGCTGGAACTGGCCCGCACGATTCAACAGAGTCAGCAAAAGCCAACCGTCGGCATCGATCTGGTTTTCTTCGATGCGGAAGATTGGGGTAATGGCGAAAAAGCAGCTAACGACTTCGAGAAAGAAAGCGGCAATCAGTATGATTACATAGGTTTCTGTCTGGGCTCCCGCTACTGGGCCAAAAACCTGCATAAGCCTGGCTATTCGGCCTATTACGGCATCTTGTTAGATATGGTTGGCGCCAAAGGAGCCACCTTTGCGAAAGAGGGCTTCTCCATGCAATTTGCCCCATCGGTAGTTAATAATGTCTGGCAAACGGCCAGCCGATCGGGTTACAGTCAGTATTTCGTCGATACGCAGGGCGGTCAGATCACCGACGACCACATTGCGCCCAATACCATCGCCAAGATTCCAATGATTGATATTATTCATACAAACATTGGCACGGGCGGTTTCTTTCCGGCCTGGCACACCGCCGAAGATAACATGAGTAACATTGACCGTGGTACGCTTAAAGCGGTCGGTCAAACCCTGTTGCAAGTGCTCTATAATGAGCAATAATAAATGAACACAAAGGCACACAAAACGCTGAGACAAATAACTTCAGCGTTTTGTGTGCCTTTGTGTTGAACTAGAAAAATCATGAAGGTTCTGTATATAGTATTCACGATCATTCTACTATCCGGCTGTAGTACTGTTCCTGATCAGTTTGGCAAATTGGATCTAAAAAAATGGCGTAGTGACAGGGGTGGTTGCAACGGCGTTCGGGCGACGCTCGTTCCAGCTTTTAAGGCTGAAATTCAGAACCTGAAAGGGAAAACAGCCAACACAATTGGGGATTTGCTGGGCCGACCTGATATCAATCAGATTGAGGATCGTAATCAGAAATTTTACATCTATTTTCTGGAGAAAGGGGCCCACTGCAATACACCAAGCGGCAAATCAACCAGTCGCTCAGTGGCCATCCGCATGAGCGCAATCGGCCTCGCCACTGAAATTACCTTTCAGAACGGTTTACCGTGAATAAGTTGACTTCCAGCTAGATTATACGTAAAACTTCTTCCGGAGTATCATTTCTTCTACCACATCCGGCACCATGTATCGAATCGAGCGATTGGAACGGATACTGTCACGAATAAACGTTGCCGATATGTCTAACAATGGCGATTCGACCAGCCGAACATTCGGATCGGCTTTAAACGGGCTTTCCTGCGCACGAGGCCGTGGATAAACATACAGGCCGTAGTACTCTAGAATTTTGTTGTAGTTTTTCCAGTTCGCAAACTGTTCCAGATTATCCTCCCCCATTATGAGCGTAAACGTATGCTGCGGGTATTTTTCACTGAGCCGGGTTAACGTATCGATCGTATAGCTAGGCTTGGGCATTGAAAACTCGATATCGGTCGCTTTCAAACGGCTATTGTCGGCAATAGCTCGCTCAACCATATCGAACCGATCAAACTCATGCAGAAGGCTCTTTGTCTTTTTGAAGGGATTTTGGGGAGAAACCACAAACCACACTTGCTCCAGGTCTGTTGTGGTGGCCATTGTGTTGGCAATAATCAAATGGCCAATATGAATAGGATTAAACGAGCCGAAAAATAAGCCAATTTTCATAGGAGCAATGAGCAGGAAATAAGGTATAAGTAGCGATGTTCACCCCTACTTCCCACCCCCAATTCGATTATATAACGGTTCCTTTAGCGGGTGCCTTGCCTTCCAGGACGAAATCATCGACGAGTTTCTGTGCCTTTTCCAGCGATGTATCTAACTCATCATTAACCAGAATTACATCGAAGCGATTCTTGAAGCTCATTTCAAAATGGACTTTGAATAATCGTTTTGACAGGCTTTCTTCCGTTTCCGAGCCACGCCCAATCAGACGTTGGCGAAGTGTTTCCTCATTGGGAACCTGTACAAAAACGGCCAGCGCTTTATTGCCGTAATACTCTTTTAGCTTTAAGCCGCCCTGCACGTCAACATCGAACAGAACATGCTTACCGTTGGCCCAAAGGCGTTCGATTTCTGATTTTAACGTCCCATAAAAAGCACCCGTATAAACTTCTTCCCACTCCACAAATTCATCGTTGTCAATCTTTTGCTTAAATTCTTCTGGCGTGAGGAAATAATAATCTTTACCATTCTCTTCGCTTCGCCCCCGGCGGTCGCGCGTACAGGCCGAAATGGAAAAGCCGAGATTATCGTTCTCGGCTAGCAAATGCTTGACAATCGTTGTTTTCCCGGAGCCAGAAGGGGCTGAAAAAATGATAAGTTTACCGTCCAAAGTGGGTGATGATTAATTGGGTAAATAAATTGGGGTAATTAAGGCTGCCTATGAAAGCATTTCCTTAATTACCCCAACTCGTATAATAATTACTAACTGAAACTCAGGATTTTAGATTTTATCGTCGCCACCAACTGATCGGGGCAGCACTTTTTTTCCATTCGCTTGGTCAATAATTCTTTTACTTCTTTTTCGAGATGGTACATCTCGATACAAGGTTTACAGGATTCAAGATTGACCTTTAATCTGGCGAGCTGCTGCTCGGTTGCCTCCCCGTCCAGAATTAATTGAATCATCTTCAGGCAGTCTGTCCTGTGACTGCAATGTTCTTTCATCTCAGGCTTTGCGTTGGATGAAGATGACGATGGTAACGACGTTTGCATTGGAAAAGTTTTATTTATTCCAAGAATAATAATACGTTAAGTTACTAGCAGAACCAAAATATGCGTAGAAAAAGTTCGGTTTATTCTTCATTTTCTTCATTATAACCCATTGATGATGCGTAATCACGCAATTTTTCTTTCAATAGGTTCCGGGCACGGTGTAAACGAGATCGAACTGTACCGATAGGAATGTCCAGAATCTTGGCCATTTCCTCGTACGTGAATCCTTCAATGTCGCAAAGAATAATTACTGTCCGAAAATCTACCGGCAACGAATTCAGGGCTGTTGCCACTTCGTCACCGATCAGATCAGAAACGGATTCGGCCCTCAGGTCGACGGTATGCTCAGCCTCGGCATCTTCAGAATTATAGGTCGTTTCAACGTCCTGATAATCTACCTTGGCTGGTTCCTTACTCTTTTTTCTATAATCGTTGATGAAGCTGTTCTTCAGAATCCGAAACAGCCATGCCTTTGCGTTAGTTCCTTGCTCAAAGGACGAAATGAATCGAAATGCCTTTAAATAAGTATCCTGAACGAGATCATTGGCATCGTCTTCGTCGGTTGTTAGGCGAAAAGCAAAGTTGTACATGGAGTCAATGTGGGGCATGAACTCCTTGTTGAAAATCCGATACTTCTGCTCATCGGTATAACCACGGGCAGGTGTGTCGGCCGAGGGCTGGTCAATAGGATCGCCGTCGGGTAGCAATTGGTCGTCGTCGCGAGTTGGCGTATCTGACATAACTTCTTGTATGGTCGCCATAAAAGTAAGAGTTAATTGCCTTTTACCGTCGGCAATACTCAACGAATTCGATAATTATACACAAGCAATTCGTTGAGTCGTATTAGCACTTGACTGCAAAAATCAATCCTTTGTTCAAAAAACGGCTCAAAATCAATCAAATATGACGATTTGGCAGTGAACGTTTAAGAATGATTCCATGTTAAACCGAATCAGCCGCTAGCCATTATCTGGCCAGCGGCTGATTCTCTTACTGATCTACGGGTTCTTAGACTCTTACAGATTTAAAATACCGCTTAAGCCAGGAATCGGCAGCTCTGACATACCATTCTGCCAAAAACTCCGCTTTTGTTTTAACCAGCGTATTAAATACAGTTGTATCAGGATTCAGAAGGCCATCCGTAACGGCAGCTTTAATCGTTGGCAACGGGTATACTGCAACCGAACCATTGGCAGCCTGCACTGCCGCCGAACGATCAAAAAAATCAACAGAACTGCTGTTATCACTTAATTGACGACCAATGTCCTGTAAGGTTCGAACCGATGCATCAATAGAGCATCCACTTGGTAAATTGTAGCCTTCGTCTACGCCCACAACGACAAACCGGTTTTCAATAACCAGTGCCGATGCCAGCAATGGCTGACCGTGAGCGGCCCATTGGCTCAGAGCTGGCTTCAACGTCTCTCCGATCACACGTACCTCTCCGTCCGAAAGGGGGCGGTTTGCCTGATAGACCCATACGCGGGCCTGATCGGGCAGTTTGTCAAAGTCAACGTACATTTTAATGATATAGGATGAATTAAGAACGATGACTGATTAACAAGGAAGGTATCACTTCCATTCACCATTCGAGCATTCTTTTACAATCCCTGCCCCTGGGCTATGAGTTCCGAAATATCATAAACCCGAACTGAATCTTCACGATTTTTATTTTTTACCCCATCAGACATCATAGTCATGCAGAATGGGCAGGCTACGGCAATGGTGTCAGCACCGGTACCGAGTGCCTCCTCAACGCGCTCTACGTTCACATCTTTTTTGCCAGGTTCCGGTTCTTTGAAATACTGCCCACCACCCGCTCCACAGCACAAACCATTGGCCCGTACTCGTTTCATCTCCACCAGATCGGCATCCAGAGCTGCCAAAACGTCGCGGGGAGCTTCATAGACTTTATTGGCTCGGCCCAGATAGCATGAGTCATGAAACGTAATTCGTCGTCCTTTAAACGACTGTCCATCCTTAACCCGAACCCTGCCTTCGTTAATAAGTCCCTGTAAAAACTGCGAATGGTGAATGACCTCATAATTTCCCCCCAATTCGGGATATTCATTCTTAAGCGTGTTGAAGCAGTGTGGGCAGGCTGTCACAATTTTTTTGACATTATAGCCATTCAGCACCTGAATATTCGACATGGCCTGCATCTGGAACAAAAACTCATTACCGGCACGACGGGCCGGATCACCCGTGCAGGCTTCTTCTGGCCCCAGTACGGCGAACTTAATGCCAACATGGTTTAAAATACGAACGAAGGCAATCGTTACCCGTTTATAGCGATCATCGAATGAGCCAGCACAGCCGACCCAAAACAGAATTTCCGGTTCTTCGCCCGACGCGGCCATATTGGCCATTGTTGGAACGGTGTATGTTTTTACTTCCTGTGTCATGATGTTGGTTCAAGGTTCATAGCCTGTTATTCGGCTATAAACTTATTTAGCGTCATTAACCTGATCGGCCCAATTGAAACGATCGCTCGGCGAGAATTTCCAGGGAGCCATGTTATTCTCAATATTACTGAACATGGCATTCCAGGAAGCGGGAGCCTGTGATTCTTCCATAACCCGATAGCGCCGTAATTGCAGGATTATATCCAGCGGATTAATATTGATCGGACAGGCATTTATACACGCCTGACAGGTGGTGCAGGCATTGAGTTCTTCGGCTGTTATGTAGTCGTTCAGGAGTGATTTATCGTCTTTATATTCATTACCATGCGTTTGCCAACCGCGCTGAATCTCCTCCAGGCGATCACGTGTGTCCATCATGATCTTACGGGGCGACAGCTTTTTACCCGTAATATTAGCTGGGCAGGCGGCCGTACAGCGACCACACTCCGTACAGCTATAGGCATTCATGAGGTTAATCCATTTCAGATCCTGCACGTCCTTAGCACCAAATCGGCCTACCTCAACGGGTTGTTCACCGTTGTCATTGACCTGTGATCCATCGGTAGTGACGGGCAATCCCAGGGCAAGTTGGACCTCTTTAGTAATTTCGGGCATGTTCTGCATTTCACCTTTTGGCTGAAGATCTGAAAAATAGACGTTCGGAAAGCCAAGTGCAATGTGCAGGTGTTTCGAGTAGGTAACATAGATCGCAAAGGCCAGAATACCCAGAATATGCAGCCACCAGGCTGTGCGTTCATAAGCTACCAGAGCCATATCGCTGAAAGTCAAAAAGAGAGGCTTCAGGTACTGACTGACTAAAAAATCAGGAACAATACCCTGTAGCTCACCATAATGCCCTACGCCCCGATCGCGTAATACGCTGTCAGATGCATTCCAGGTCAGGAAGGCAATCATCAAAAAAATTTCGGCCGTCAGAATAAGGGTTGCGTCAGAAATCGGCCATCCTCGCAATTCACGGTGTCGTTCAGCCTGTAGACGGCTAACCCGTGCAATAAACCGACGGCACAGAAATACAACACAGACCGCCAGGACCCCAAAGGCAAGAACCTCAAATACATCGATCAGGATCGGATAGATGGGCGTAATATAGGGAGCAAACAGCCGATGCGTGCCCAGAATACCATCTAAAATAATTTCCAGAATCTCAAGATTGATAATGATAAATCCGGCGTAGATAACAAAATGCATACTGCCAACCAGCAGATTGGTAAACATCTTTTTTTGGCCAAATGCCACCAACAGCATTGTTTTTAATCGTTCGTCGGGGTGGTCAAAGCGATTCTCTGGCCGACCAAGTTTAATCGCCCGTGAAATGAGTTGAATTCGTTTGGTTATGAACCAGGCCGTCGCAGCCAGAGCAGCGACGAATAAAATTTGTTGAAATATTTCCATTCGTTTAGGGACTTGTTTCGCCTGATAATCAGCAAAGTGATTCGGTAAACGGTACTTTAATAAAAAAAAACTCGTCAATATGTTGCAAAACCGCACTAACCACGTACTTTTGCACCCACGTTTAGGTGATGTAGCTCAGTTGGTAGAGCAAAGGACTGAAAATCCTTGTGTCGGCGGTTCGATTCCGTCCATCACCACCACCTTAACGTAAGCCTTTCCAATCGGAAAGGCTTTTTTTATTGTCTTTATAGCTCCCGTTAATTTCGGCAATTAGCTTCCTTCTCCACAAATTCAGATCATCGACAAATAGTATGCGTGCATACTATTTGTCGTCTTGGCAAAGATACTGCTTTCCATAAATCTTACAAGTAGAAGGATGGGTTGTTTTGGATTCTACGCCTATAGAACCGTATAATTCTCACACTATCTCGCCCTTATGTAAGAATATCTTTTGCTCATAATTAATGTAAATCAGCGATATGTAACTTTATTTGCATTTTTTAGCTATTAATCCACCAAACGTTTGAAAGCTCTATTTTTAGTAGCTGTTCTAAATGCGTCATTCCCTGACTCTTTACCTGTTTTACCTGATAGTAGTCAGATTCGCATTCGTATACCGAAAGCAGGCTGTTTATGGGCCGTAGGAGGAACGTCATTACTCACGCTTGGGTCTACGTATGTCTATCTTGAACGAACATGGTGGAATGGGGGGGGTGTCCCTTTCCATTTCGATAAAGGACGGGATTTAACGTATGCCAGTGGCCTCGATAAAGTTGCTCATCTGGCAGGTGGTATTTTTGTTTCAGAAGCTTACTACAATGCGTTTCGCTGGGCTGGTGTTGCCCAAAAGAAAGCCGAATGGCTGGCATTGGGATCGGCAGCTTTCGTGGAATTGGGTATTGAGCTGAAAGACGCCTATTCGCCAACCTATGGCTTCAGCTGGCGAGATGTTGCAGCTGGCACACTTGGTGGCTTCTGGCCGATGGCACAACACCGATCGGGATTTCTGCGGGATTCACAGTGGAAGGTTAGTTACTGGCAAAAGACATCAAAATATTTCGACGAGCGCGGTATTCCCCGACAACGATTCTCCATTGACGATTATCTGAATCAGACGTACTGGCTCTCGTTTTCGCCCGAACATTTCGGTGGTCAACATTGGCGGCAAATTTGGCCCGACTGGCTACAATTATCAATTGGTTTGGGGTTGGAAGCCGAAAGCTGGAGCATCCGCCACGACGGTCTGGGCGGGCGACACGAATGGTATTTATCCACCGATATAAACCTGATTAAGCTTTTAAAACCTCGTAGTACAGCCACCCGATTACTGCTGGGAATAATCAAATATATAAAGATTCCAACGCCCACTTTACAAATTGGACCGAAAGTACACTGGCACTGGCTTTACTTCTGAAGAGCATCGATTTCAATACCAATTGCCTGCATTAGCTGGCTGGCATTGAAGCTCTCACAGATACCATTACGAAGTTTATAATCGAACAATAATTCGCCATTGTGAAGATCGGACTGAAAATGGTAGTTTCGGACAAAATCGCTCGAATCTGTAAGCTGTCCGAGTTCAAGATCATGCGTCGATACAAAACCCGATGCCGTTGTGCGGTGTAGTTGTCTGATCAAGGCTTCTGCTCCCCGATGTCTATCGGCGGAATTGGTCCCCTTCAGAATTTCATCCAGGAAATACAATACCGGCAGGCGGGCCGTTGGTTGCTTTGACAGGCTGATAAGCGTCTGTAATCGTTTTAATTCAGCGTAGAACGACGATGTGCTCTCTTCGAGTGAATCCTGCGTACGCATACTCGTAAACACCCGTACAGGCGAGCAAACAAACCCTTCTGCGCTCACGACTGCACCTGCCAGAGCCAGCACAACGTTTGCCCCAACGGTACGCAGGAACGTGCTTTTCCCCGACATGTTCGAGCCCGTGATCAATATAGTTTGTCCATTGCCGGTTAGAGCGAGGGAGTTAGCAACACTTCGGTCGGGTGGCAGCAGGGGGTGAGCTGCCGATTTTATATCCAGAATAAATTGACCATCAATAATATCTGGTGTAGCGTAAGTTGGGTGCGCATACGAAAACCCAGCCAGACTATTAAGTGCTTCGAGCTCGCCCAATGCATCGAACCAGCGGCTGAGATGGGGGCCGTGTTCGTTTCGCCAACGCTCAAGCCGGAACAGGTAATGAACGTCCCACAAGGTAACAATACCAAAAAGCAGGTAGAAATAGGGATTACGTCGGTAGTTCAGTCCTTCTGTCAGTTGCGATAGTTGCCCAATTGCTTCCGAGGCCAACTGATCGGTTGATTTTAAGGCTTCCCCAATGGCCTGTAGCCGTAAGGCTTCACCCTTCAGTTGTTCAGCATGTTGAAACAAAGACCTGAATGATCGTAATGCAGCCGAAATCTCGAATGTCTGTTCACTTACTTCCTTCGCTCGCGCCGACGTTTGACTTAGCACTCCGCCATGAACGGCCAACGCAAGCAGCACAGCCAGGCCGGGTAAATAGCCCATTAGCCAGGCCACGAATAAACCTAGTGTAATCGCTGGGAATAAAAACCGTACACTATTGAGATAAGCCGGTAAAGGCGGAACGTCGGCCGTTGCCCATTTCACAAGCGCTTCCGGCGAGCGTGTAATCGTTTCTTCTGAATAGGCTAAAGCCTCAACCTGCTGTCGCCAATCGAGTTTTGTCTTTAGCTCAACCGATGCGAGTTGTCGAAGCCTGACTGCATCGGGACCGGCAGGCGTCTGAAGCCATGACGCCAGCCGATTCTGGCCCTCGTAGGTATGGGTGCGATTAAGCAACCGAAACAACGAATGTTTGCCGAAGACGTCCAGATCACCCGAGTAGAAATGGGTTGGATTAGCAAACTGATCTCCGGATTCTGGCCTTAAATACTGTCGTTTGAGCCGAGCGACTTCATCCTGATTAACAAAGGCCAGATGATGATTCAGGTTACGTTCATTGCGAATTGACTGGTGCTTTTTTAGCAGAAACAGAAAACCTGCCAGGCCAATCAGGAGGCTTACGGCGGCTCCCAATTGCTGATCGATCCGAATTAGTAACCAAACGACGATAATACTGCCCACAAACCAGACAAGGCGCCAAAATGCCAATTGATTGTATTGTTGATGAGCAACCTGTTCGGCTTTAATAAATTGTTGTTGTCGTTCCTGAAAGGTATTTTCAGTGGTCATATCGGTACTACAAAAAAATCGGCAGTGTCTCCACTGCCGACGGCGAGGGTATATATTCTTAA
This window harbors:
- the nadD gene encoding nicotinate (nicotinamide) nucleotide adenylyltransferase; protein product: MKIGLFFGSFNPIHIGHLIIANTMATTTDLEQVWFVVSPQNPFKKTKSLLHEFDRFDMVERAIADNSRLKATDIEFSMPKPSYTIDTLTRLSEKYPQHTFTLIMGEDNLEQFANWKNYNKILEYYGLYVYPRPRAQESPFKADPNVRLVESPLLDISATFIRDSIRSNRSIRYMVPDVVEEMILRKKFYV
- a CDS encoding (Fe-S)-binding protein, with the translated sequence MTQEVKTYTVPTMANMAASGEEPEILFWVGCAGSFDDRYKRVTIAFVRILNHVGIKFAVLGPEEACTGDPARRAGNEFLFQMQAMSNIQVLNGYNVKKIVTACPHCFNTLKNEYPELGGNYEVIHHSQFLQGLINEGRVRVKDGQSFKGRRITFHDSCYLGRANKVYEAPRDVLAALDADLVEMKRVRANGLCCGAGGGQYFKEPEPGKKDVNVERVEEALGTGADTIAVACPFCMTMMSDGVKNKNREDSVRVYDISELIAQGQGL
- a CDS encoding sigma-70 family RNA polymerase sigma factor, with the translated sequence MATIQEVMSDTPTRDDDQLLPDGDPIDQPSADTPARGYTDEQKYRIFNKEFMPHIDSMYNFAFRLTTDEDDANDLVQDTYLKAFRFISSFEQGTNAKAWLFRILKNSFINDYRKKSKEPAKVDYQDVETTYNSEDAEAEHTVDLRAESVSDLIGDEVATALNSLPVDFRTVIILCDIEGFTYEEMAKILDIPIGTVRSRLHRARNLLKEKLRDYASSMGYNEENEE
- the gmk gene encoding guanylate kinase yields the protein MDGKLIIFSAPSGSGKTTIVKHLLAENDNLGFSISACTRDRRGRSEENGKDYYFLTPEEFKQKIDNDEFVEWEEVYTGAFYGTLKSEIERLWANGKHVLFDVDVQGGLKLKEYYGNKALAVFVQVPNEETLRQRLIGRGSETEESLSKRLFKVHFEMSFKNRFDVILVNDELDTSLEKAQKLVDDFVLEGKAPAKGTVI
- the cysS gene encoding cysteine--tRNA ligase; this translates as MQPLHIYNTLSRKKELFEPLNAPYVGMYVCGPTVYNYVHLGNVRTFLTFDTLYRYLTFIGYKVRYVRNLTDVGHLVGDGDDGEDKIGRMAKLEKVEPMEIVQRFTNDFHTVMGQFNTIPPSIEPTATGHMVEQIEAVQTLLDKGLAYESNGSVYFDIETYNQRGGNYGKLSGRILDDLLNETRELDGQSEKRSLLDFAIWKRAAPEHLMRWNSPWGAGFPGWHLECTCMSTKYLGKQFDIHGGGMDLKFPHHECEIAQGDGLTGLEPVRYWMHSNMLTVNGQKMSKSLGNSFLPAELFAGSHYLLEQAYSPMTVRFFMLQSHYRSTLDFSNEALKAAQKGYRRLANGLRVVKTLTYQPDETIVPSEDKQQDIRQAAQQFFDAMNDDLNTAVGIAQLFTLLKYINMIYLNQLQSATLGEEVFNLLKESFVSFMQDVLGLLEEGTDNQPVLEGLLTLYREYKEQKQYDKVDQIRSYFKAQGLAIKDMKHQIDWAYEE
- a CDS encoding M28 family peptidase codes for the protein MIKPITLSVLAFLLAFSSCRTKQSQSETTQTTEQPVMVSAPAFNADSAYVYIDQQVKFGPRVPNTPAHVQAGNYLASKLKQFGCEVTEQNFVATTWDGKKLNARNIIGSINPKATKRIVLASHWDSRPHADQDPDAADKNKPVTAANDGASGVGVLLELARTIQQSQQKPTVGIDLVFFDAEDWGNGEKAANDFEKESGNQYDYIGFCLGSRYWAKNLHKPGYSAYYGILLDMVGAKGATFAKEGFSMQFAPSVVNNVWQTASRSGYSQYFVDTQGGQITDDHIAPNTIAKIPMIDIIHTNIGTGGFFPAWHTAEDNMSNIDRGTLKAVGQTLLQVLYNEQ